Proteins from one Physeter macrocephalus isolate SW-GA chromosome 16, ASM283717v5, whole genome shotgun sequence genomic window:
- the KBTBD3 gene encoding kelch repeat and BTB domain-containing protein 3 — MEVAMDNSYDFNQQGSCNGIPSEKKNNFLVSEDHGQKILSILQNFREQNVFYDFKIIVKDEIIPCHRCVLAACSDFFRAMFEVNMKERDGGSVTITNLSSKAVKAFLDYAYTGKTKITDDNVEMFFQLSSFLQVSFLSKACSDFLIKSINLVNCLQLLSISDSYGSARLFDHALYFVQHHFSLLFKSSDFLEMNFGVLQKCLESDELNVPEEETVLKVVLSWTKHNLESRQKHLPYLIKKVRLYQLSEETLQDCLLNEECLLKSTNCFDIIIDAIKCVQGSGGLFPDARPSTTEKYIFVHKTEENGEDQYTFCYNIKSDSWKILPQSHLIDLPGSSLSSYGEKIFLTGGCKGPCCRTVRLHIAESYHDATDQTWCYCPVKNDFFLVSTMKTPRTMHTSVMALNKLFVIGGKTRGSQDIRSLLDVESYNPLSKEWISVSPLPRGIYYPEASACQNVIYVLGSEVEITDAFNPSLDCFFKYNATTDQWSELVAEFGQFFHATLIKAVPVNCTLYICDLSTYKVYSFCPDTCVWKGEGSFECAGFNAGAVGIEDKIYILGGDYAPDEITDEVQVYHSSRSEWEEVSPMPRALTEFYCQVIQFNKYRDPWFSNHF, encoded by the exons ATGGAAGTGGCTATGGATAattcatatgatttcaatcaACAAGGCTCATGTAATGGAATTCcatctgagaagaaaaacaacttcCTCGTGTCAGAAGATCATGGACAGAAAATCTTAAGTATACTACAGAATTTTCGAGAACAAAATGTCttttatgatttcaaaataaTCGTGAAAGATGAAATAATCCCATGTCATCGTTGTGTGTTAGCAGCATGCAGTGACTTTTTCAG GGCTATGTTTGAAGTAAACATGAAAGAAAGAGATGGTGGAAGTGTTACCATTACTAATTTGTCCTCCAAAGCAGTAAAAGCATTTCTTGATTATGCCTATACtggaaaaacaaagataacaGATGATAATGTGGAAATGTTCTTCCAGTTGTCATCATTTCTTCAAGTTTCCTTCCTGTCCAAAGCTTGCAgtgactttttaataaaaagtattaatCTTGTGAATTGTTTACAGTTATTATCTATATCAGATAGCTATGGCTCTGCCCGTTTGTTTGATCATGCTTTATACTTTGTACAACAtcacttttctttattatttaaatccaGTGATTTCTTAGAGATGAATTTTGGAGTACTGCAAAAATGTCTGGAATCAGATGAATTAAATGTTCCTGAAGAAGAAACTGTACTGAAAGTTGTCCTTAGTTGGACTAAACATAACTTAGAATCAAGGCAAAAGCATCTGCCTTATTTGATTAAAAAAGTAAGATTATATCAGTTATCTGAGGAGACACTTCAAGATTGTTTACTCAATGAAGAGTGTTTACTCAAAAGCACAAACTGTTTTGACATAATCATAGATGCAATTAAGTGTGTGCAAGGTTCTGGTGGACTTTTCCCTGATGCTCGACCATCCAcaactgaaaaatacatatttgttcaCAAAACTGAGGAAAATGGAGAAGATCAATATACATTTTGCTATAATATTAAAAGTGATTCATGGAAGATACTGCCACAATCACACCTGATTGATTTGCCAGGATCTAGTCTGTCTAGTtatggggagaaaatattcttGACAGGCGGTTGCAAAGGGCCATGTTGTAGAACAGTTCGGCTTCATATTGCAGAGTCATATCATGATGCCACTGATCAAACCTGGTGCTACTGTCCggtcaaaaatgattttttcctgGTATCAACTATGAAAACACCAAGAACCATGCATACATCAGTTATGGCTCTCAACAAATTATTTGTCATAGGTGGTAAGACTAGAGGATCCCAGGACATTAGAAGTCTCTTAGATGTTGAATCTTACAACCCTCTTTCCAAAGAATGGATATCTGTTAGCCCATTACCCAGGGGCATATACTATCCTGAAGCAAGTGCATGCCAAAATGTAATTTATGTTCTTGGATCGGAGGTAGAGATTACAGATGCTTTTAACCCATCACttgattgcttttttaaatacAATGCTACAACTGATCAGTGGTCTGAACTAGTAGCAGAGTTTGGGCAGTTTTTTCATGCAACACTAATTAAAGCTGTCCCTGTAAACTGCACACTGTATATATGTGACCTTTCCACTTATAAGGTTTATAGTTTTTGTCCAGATACTTGTGTTTGGAAGGGTGAAGGGTCTTTTGAATGTGCAGGCTTCAACGCAGGTGCAGTTGGAATtgaagataaaatttatatattaggtGGTGATTATGCACCAGATGAAATCACAGATGAAGTGCAGGTCTACCACAGCAGCAGGTCTGAGTGGGAAGAAGTTTCACCAATGCCAAGAGCCTTAACTGAATTTTACTGCCAGGTGATTCAGTTTAATAAATACAGGGACCCATGGTTTTCTAATCATTTCTAA